In the Phaseolus vulgaris cultivar G19833 chromosome 7, P. vulgaris v2.0, whole genome shotgun sequence genome, one interval contains:
- the LOC137828986 gene encoding transcription factor PIF1-like isoform X5 yields the protein MQNCFNNFEIQMEDDEEFPIPVSKKPSMQNDEIMELLWQNGQVVMHSQNHRPLRKPPHTLPSGGGDGVIPAREIRSSEHENYGNQHLFMQEDEMASWLHYPIHEDPPPFDHHDFCADMLNPPTNAIASQSHNSAAIQSSIRTTELRHPAPRPPIPPSRLPVPAAKRMQNFAHFSKQGNASSSSKAAAAQPTMVDSCDTPVATAELGETGRASVTAADAGKAAESGGREAATCDLTVTSSPGGSSGSAEPVQKEVDRKRKGREAEESEFQSEDVDFESPEAKKHGRGSTSTKRSRAAEVHNLSERRRRDRINEKMKALQELIPRCNKSDKASMLDEAIEYLKSLQLQVQMMSMGCGMVPMMFPGIQQYMPPMGMGIGMGMGMEMGMNRPVMPFPNMLTSSTLPAATAAAHLGPRFPMPPFHMPHVPAPDSSRMKAPNQSDNNMLNALGTQGPDQSHIPNFTDPYQQYVGLQQVQLQLMQAMNQQNVSNATTSRNEENPQKHHRSDET from the exons ATGCAGAACTGCTTCAATA ATTTCGAAATCCAAATGGAGGACGACGAAGAATTCCCAATTCCCGTTTCAAAGAAACCCTCCAT GCAAAACGACGAGATCATGGAACTGTTATGGCAAAACGGTCAGGTTGTGATGCACAGCCAAAACCATCGACCACTCAGAAAACCGCCGCATACGTTGCCTTCCGGCGGAGGCGACGGCGTCATTCCGGCCAGGGAGATTCGATCTTCTGAACACGAAAACTACGGTAACCAACACTTGTTCATGCAAGAAGACGAAATGGCTTCGTGGCTTCACTATCCAATCCACGAAGATCCTCCTCCCTTCGATCATCACGATTTCTGCGCCGACATGCTCAATCCGCCGACAAACGCAATAGCGAGCCAGAGCCACAACAGCGCCGCCATACAATCCTCCATTCGCACGACGGAGCTTCGGCATCCGGCTCCTCGGCCGCCGATTCCTCCGTCTCGGCTGCCGGTGCCTGCGGCAAAAAGGATGCAGAATTTCGCGCACTTCTCGAAGCAAGGCAATGCGTCGTCGAGTTCGAAGGCCGCGGCGGCGCAGCCGACGATGGTGGATTCGTGCGATACGCCGGTTGCGACGGCGGAGCTTGGTGAAACCGGCCGCGCGAGCGTGACTGCTGCCGATGCAGGTAAGGCGGCAGAGTCTGGAGGAAGGGAGGCGGCGACGTGCGATTTGACGGTGACGTCATCTCCTGGCGGTTCAAGCGGGAGCGCGGAACCGGTTCAGAAGGAAGTGGACCGGAAGAGGAAGGGGAGAGAAGCGGAGGAATCGGAGTTTCAGAGCGAG GACGTCGATTTTGAATCTCCGGAAGCTAAAAAACATGGGCGTGGTTCTACATCTACTAAGAGATCCCGTGCTGCAGAAGTCCACAATCTCTCCGAGAGG AGGCGTCGAGATAGAATTAATGAGAAAATGAAAGCTTTGCAAGAACTTATACCTCGATGCAACAAG TCTGACAAAGCTTCAATGCTGGATGAAGCAATTGAATATTTGAAGTCACTGCAATTACAAGTGCAG ATGATGTCCATGGGATGCGGCATGGTACCCATGATGTTTCCTGGAATCCAGCAGTATATGCCGCCAATGGGAATGGGAATTGGCATGGGTATGGGCATGGAAATGGGAATGAACAGACCGGTAATGCCATTTCCCAATATGTTAACTAGTTCAACTTTGCCAGCAGCAACTGCAGCTGCGCATTTGGGACCGAGGTTCCCTATGCCTCCTTTCCATATGCCCCATGTTCCTGCCCCTGATTCATCCAGAATGAAAGCACCAAATCAGTCAGATAATAATATGCTTAACGCACTTGGTACACAAGGTCCAGATCAATCACATATCCCAAACTTCACTGATCCTTATCAACAATACGTCGGCCTCCAACAGGTGCAGTTACAATTGATGCAG GCAATGAACCAGCAAAATGTGAGCAATGCTACTACCAGTAGGAATGAAGAGAATCCACAAAAACATCATCGGTCAG ACGAAACATGA
- the LOC137828986 gene encoding transcription factor PIF1-like isoform X2 produces the protein MQNCFNNFEIQMEDDEEFPIPVSKKPSMQNDEIMELLWQNGQVVMHSQNHRPLRKPPHTLPSGGGDGVIPAREIRSSEHENYGNQHLFMQEDEMASWLHYPIHEDPPPFDHHDFCADMLNPPTNAIASQSHNSAAIQSSIRTTELRHPAPRPPIPPSRLPVPAAKRMQNFAHFSKQGNASSSSKAAAAQPTMVDSCDTPVATAELGETGRASVTAADAGKAAESGGREAATCDLTVTSSPGGSSGSAEPVQKEVDRKRKGREAEESEFQSEDVDFESPEAKKHGRGSTSTKRSRAAEVHNLSERRRRDRINEKMKALQELIPRCNKSDKASMLDEAIEYLKSLQLQVQMMSMGCGMVPMMFPGIQQYMPPMGMGIGMGMGMEMGMNRPVMPFPNMLTSSTLPAATAAAHLGPRFPMPPFHMPHVPAPDSSRMKAPNQSDNNMLNALGTQGPDQSHIPNFTDPYQQYVGLQQVQLQLMQHGSYTESCKLVLPSSRRKFRYDTCQSSTNGGNYHSRNRAMRRALLSKTS, from the exons ATGCAGAACTGCTTCAATA ATTTCGAAATCCAAATGGAGGACGACGAAGAATTCCCAATTCCCGTTTCAAAGAAACCCTCCAT GCAAAACGACGAGATCATGGAACTGTTATGGCAAAACGGTCAGGTTGTGATGCACAGCCAAAACCATCGACCACTCAGAAAACCGCCGCATACGTTGCCTTCCGGCGGAGGCGACGGCGTCATTCCGGCCAGGGAGATTCGATCTTCTGAACACGAAAACTACGGTAACCAACACTTGTTCATGCAAGAAGACGAAATGGCTTCGTGGCTTCACTATCCAATCCACGAAGATCCTCCTCCCTTCGATCATCACGATTTCTGCGCCGACATGCTCAATCCGCCGACAAACGCAATAGCGAGCCAGAGCCACAACAGCGCCGCCATACAATCCTCCATTCGCACGACGGAGCTTCGGCATCCGGCTCCTCGGCCGCCGATTCCTCCGTCTCGGCTGCCGGTGCCTGCGGCAAAAAGGATGCAGAATTTCGCGCACTTCTCGAAGCAAGGCAATGCGTCGTCGAGTTCGAAGGCCGCGGCGGCGCAGCCGACGATGGTGGATTCGTGCGATACGCCGGTTGCGACGGCGGAGCTTGGTGAAACCGGCCGCGCGAGCGTGACTGCTGCCGATGCAGGTAAGGCGGCAGAGTCTGGAGGAAGGGAGGCGGCGACGTGCGATTTGACGGTGACGTCATCTCCTGGCGGTTCAAGCGGGAGCGCGGAACCGGTTCAGAAGGAAGTGGACCGGAAGAGGAAGGGGAGAGAAGCGGAGGAATCGGAGTTTCAGAGCGAG GACGTCGATTTTGAATCTCCGGAAGCTAAAAAACATGGGCGTGGTTCTACATCTACTAAGAGATCCCGTGCTGCAGAAGTCCACAATCTCTCCGAGAGG AGGCGTCGAGATAGAATTAATGAGAAAATGAAAGCTTTGCAAGAACTTATACCTCGATGCAACAAG TCTGACAAAGCTTCAATGCTGGATGAAGCAATTGAATATTTGAAGTCACTGCAATTACAAGTGCAG ATGATGTCCATGGGATGCGGCATGGTACCCATGATGTTTCCTGGAATCCAGCAGTATATGCCGCCAATGGGAATGGGAATTGGCATGGGTATGGGCATGGAAATGGGAATGAACAGACCGGTAATGCCATTTCCCAATATGTTAACTAGTTCAACTTTGCCAGCAGCAACTGCAGCTGCGCATTTGGGACCGAGGTTCCCTATGCCTCCTTTCCATATGCCCCATGTTCCTGCCCCTGATTCATCCAGAATGAAAGCACCAAATCAGTCAGATAATAATATGCTTAACGCACTTGGTACACAAGGTCCAGATCAATCACATATCCCAAACTTCACTGATCCTTATCAACAATACGTCGGCCTCCAACAGGTGCAGTTACAATTGATGCAG CATGGATCATACACAGAATCCTGTAAGCTCGTATTGCCTTCATCCAGGAGAAAATTCCGGTATGATACTTGTCAATCGTCTACTAATGGAGGTAATTACCACTCACGGAATCGTGCTATGAGACGAGCACTTCTTTCAAAAACAAGTTAA
- the LOC137828986 gene encoding transcription factor PIF1-like isoform X7, with protein MQNCFNNFEIQMEDDEEFPIPVSKKPSMQNDEIMELLWQNGQVVMHSQNHRPLRKPPHTLPSGGGDGVIPAREIRSSEHENYGNQHLFMQEDEMASWLHYPIHEDPPPFDHHDFCADMLNPPTNAIASQSHNSAAIQSSIRTTELRHPAPRPPIPPSRLPVPAAKRMQNFAHFSKQGNASSSSKAAAAQPTMVDSCDTPVATAELGETGRASVTAADAGKAAESGGREAATCDLTVTSSPGGSSGSAEPVQKEVDRKRKGREAEESEFQSEDVDFESPEAKKHGRGSTSTKRSRAAEVHNLSERRRRDRINEKMKALQELIPRCNKSDKASMLDEAIEYLKSLQLQVQMMSMGCGMVPMMFPGIQQYMPPMGMGIGMGMGMEMGMNRPVMPFPNMLTSSTLPAATAAAHLGPRFPMPPFHMPHVPAPDSSRMKAPNQSDNNMLNALGTQGPDQSHIPNFTDPYQQYVGLQQVQLQLMQEKIPV; from the exons ATGCAGAACTGCTTCAATA ATTTCGAAATCCAAATGGAGGACGACGAAGAATTCCCAATTCCCGTTTCAAAGAAACCCTCCAT GCAAAACGACGAGATCATGGAACTGTTATGGCAAAACGGTCAGGTTGTGATGCACAGCCAAAACCATCGACCACTCAGAAAACCGCCGCATACGTTGCCTTCCGGCGGAGGCGACGGCGTCATTCCGGCCAGGGAGATTCGATCTTCTGAACACGAAAACTACGGTAACCAACACTTGTTCATGCAAGAAGACGAAATGGCTTCGTGGCTTCACTATCCAATCCACGAAGATCCTCCTCCCTTCGATCATCACGATTTCTGCGCCGACATGCTCAATCCGCCGACAAACGCAATAGCGAGCCAGAGCCACAACAGCGCCGCCATACAATCCTCCATTCGCACGACGGAGCTTCGGCATCCGGCTCCTCGGCCGCCGATTCCTCCGTCTCGGCTGCCGGTGCCTGCGGCAAAAAGGATGCAGAATTTCGCGCACTTCTCGAAGCAAGGCAATGCGTCGTCGAGTTCGAAGGCCGCGGCGGCGCAGCCGACGATGGTGGATTCGTGCGATACGCCGGTTGCGACGGCGGAGCTTGGTGAAACCGGCCGCGCGAGCGTGACTGCTGCCGATGCAGGTAAGGCGGCAGAGTCTGGAGGAAGGGAGGCGGCGACGTGCGATTTGACGGTGACGTCATCTCCTGGCGGTTCAAGCGGGAGCGCGGAACCGGTTCAGAAGGAAGTGGACCGGAAGAGGAAGGGGAGAGAAGCGGAGGAATCGGAGTTTCAGAGCGAG GACGTCGATTTTGAATCTCCGGAAGCTAAAAAACATGGGCGTGGTTCTACATCTACTAAGAGATCCCGTGCTGCAGAAGTCCACAATCTCTCCGAGAGG AGGCGTCGAGATAGAATTAATGAGAAAATGAAAGCTTTGCAAGAACTTATACCTCGATGCAACAAG TCTGACAAAGCTTCAATGCTGGATGAAGCAATTGAATATTTGAAGTCACTGCAATTACAAGTGCAG ATGATGTCCATGGGATGCGGCATGGTACCCATGATGTTTCCTGGAATCCAGCAGTATATGCCGCCAATGGGAATGGGAATTGGCATGGGTATGGGCATGGAAATGGGAATGAACAGACCGGTAATGCCATTTCCCAATATGTTAACTAGTTCAACTTTGCCAGCAGCAACTGCAGCTGCGCATTTGGGACCGAGGTTCCCTATGCCTCCTTTCCATATGCCCCATGTTCCTGCCCCTGATTCATCCAGAATGAAAGCACCAAATCAGTCAGATAATAATATGCTTAACGCACTTGGTACACAAGGTCCAGATCAATCACATATCCCAAACTTCACTGATCCTTATCAACAATACGTCGGCCTCCAACAGGTGCAGTTACAATTGATGCAG GAGAAAATTCCGGTATGA
- the LOC137828986 gene encoding transcription factor PIF1-like isoform X4 produces MNHCVPDFEIQMEDDEEFPIPVSKKPSMQNDEIMELLWQNGQVVMHSQNHRPLRKPPHTLPSGGGDGVIPAREIRSSEHENYGNQHLFMQEDEMASWLHYPIHEDPPPFDHHDFCADMLNPPTNAIASQSHNSAAIQSSIRTTELRHPAPRPPIPPSRLPVPAAKRMQNFAHFSKQGNASSSSKAAAAQPTMVDSCDTPVATAELGETGRASVTAADAGKAAESGGREAATCDLTVTSSPGGSSGSAEPVQKEVDRKRKGREAEESEFQSEDVDFESPEAKKHGRGSTSTKRSRAAEVHNLSERRRRDRINEKMKALQELIPRCNKSDKASMLDEAIEYLKSLQLQVQMMSMGCGMVPMMFPGIQQYMPPMGMGIGMGMGMEMGMNRPVMPFPNMLTSSTLPAATAAAHLGPRFPMPPFHMPHVPAPDSSRMKAPNQSDNNMLNALGTQGPDQSHIPNFTDPYQQYVGLQQVQLQLMQAMNQQNVSNATTSRNEENPQKHHRSDET; encoded by the exons ATGAATCACTGTGTTCCAGATTTCGAAATCCAAATGGAGGACGACGAAGAATTCCCAATTCCCGTTTCAAAGAAACCCTCCAT GCAAAACGACGAGATCATGGAACTGTTATGGCAAAACGGTCAGGTTGTGATGCACAGCCAAAACCATCGACCACTCAGAAAACCGCCGCATACGTTGCCTTCCGGCGGAGGCGACGGCGTCATTCCGGCCAGGGAGATTCGATCTTCTGAACACGAAAACTACGGTAACCAACACTTGTTCATGCAAGAAGACGAAATGGCTTCGTGGCTTCACTATCCAATCCACGAAGATCCTCCTCCCTTCGATCATCACGATTTCTGCGCCGACATGCTCAATCCGCCGACAAACGCAATAGCGAGCCAGAGCCACAACAGCGCCGCCATACAATCCTCCATTCGCACGACGGAGCTTCGGCATCCGGCTCCTCGGCCGCCGATTCCTCCGTCTCGGCTGCCGGTGCCTGCGGCAAAAAGGATGCAGAATTTCGCGCACTTCTCGAAGCAAGGCAATGCGTCGTCGAGTTCGAAGGCCGCGGCGGCGCAGCCGACGATGGTGGATTCGTGCGATACGCCGGTTGCGACGGCGGAGCTTGGTGAAACCGGCCGCGCGAGCGTGACTGCTGCCGATGCAGGTAAGGCGGCAGAGTCTGGAGGAAGGGAGGCGGCGACGTGCGATTTGACGGTGACGTCATCTCCTGGCGGTTCAAGCGGGAGCGCGGAACCGGTTCAGAAGGAAGTGGACCGGAAGAGGAAGGGGAGAGAAGCGGAGGAATCGGAGTTTCAGAGCGAG GACGTCGATTTTGAATCTCCGGAAGCTAAAAAACATGGGCGTGGTTCTACATCTACTAAGAGATCCCGTGCTGCAGAAGTCCACAATCTCTCCGAGAGG AGGCGTCGAGATAGAATTAATGAGAAAATGAAAGCTTTGCAAGAACTTATACCTCGATGCAACAAG TCTGACAAAGCTTCAATGCTGGATGAAGCAATTGAATATTTGAAGTCACTGCAATTACAAGTGCAG ATGATGTCCATGGGATGCGGCATGGTACCCATGATGTTTCCTGGAATCCAGCAGTATATGCCGCCAATGGGAATGGGAATTGGCATGGGTATGGGCATGGAAATGGGAATGAACAGACCGGTAATGCCATTTCCCAATATGTTAACTAGTTCAACTTTGCCAGCAGCAACTGCAGCTGCGCATTTGGGACCGAGGTTCCCTATGCCTCCTTTCCATATGCCCCATGTTCCTGCCCCTGATTCATCCAGAATGAAAGCACCAAATCAGTCAGATAATAATATGCTTAACGCACTTGGTACACAAGGTCCAGATCAATCACATATCCCAAACTTCACTGATCCTTATCAACAATACGTCGGCCTCCAACAGGTGCAGTTACAATTGATGCAG GCAATGAACCAGCAAAATGTGAGCAATGCTACTACCAGTAGGAATGAAGAGAATCCACAAAAACATCATCGGTCAG ACGAAACATGA
- the LOC137828986 gene encoding transcription factor PIF1-like isoform X1, which produces MNHCVPDFEIQMEDDEEFPIPVSKKPSMQNDEIMELLWQNGQVVMHSQNHRPLRKPPHTLPSGGGDGVIPAREIRSSEHENYGNQHLFMQEDEMASWLHYPIHEDPPPFDHHDFCADMLNPPTNAIASQSHNSAAIQSSIRTTELRHPAPRPPIPPSRLPVPAAKRMQNFAHFSKQGNASSSSKAAAAQPTMVDSCDTPVATAELGETGRASVTAADAGKAAESGGREAATCDLTVTSSPGGSSGSAEPVQKEVDRKRKGREAEESEFQSEDVDFESPEAKKHGRGSTSTKRSRAAEVHNLSERRRRDRINEKMKALQELIPRCNKSDKASMLDEAIEYLKSLQLQVQMMSMGCGMVPMMFPGIQQYMPPMGMGIGMGMGMEMGMNRPVMPFPNMLTSSTLPAATAAAHLGPRFPMPPFHMPHVPAPDSSRMKAPNQSDNNMLNALGTQGPDQSHIPNFTDPYQQYVGLQQVQLQLMQHGSYTESCKLVLPSSRRKFRYDTCQSSTNGGNYHSRNRAMRRALLSKTS; this is translated from the exons ATGAATCACTGTGTTCCAGATTTCGAAATCCAAATGGAGGACGACGAAGAATTCCCAATTCCCGTTTCAAAGAAACCCTCCAT GCAAAACGACGAGATCATGGAACTGTTATGGCAAAACGGTCAGGTTGTGATGCACAGCCAAAACCATCGACCACTCAGAAAACCGCCGCATACGTTGCCTTCCGGCGGAGGCGACGGCGTCATTCCGGCCAGGGAGATTCGATCTTCTGAACACGAAAACTACGGTAACCAACACTTGTTCATGCAAGAAGACGAAATGGCTTCGTGGCTTCACTATCCAATCCACGAAGATCCTCCTCCCTTCGATCATCACGATTTCTGCGCCGACATGCTCAATCCGCCGACAAACGCAATAGCGAGCCAGAGCCACAACAGCGCCGCCATACAATCCTCCATTCGCACGACGGAGCTTCGGCATCCGGCTCCTCGGCCGCCGATTCCTCCGTCTCGGCTGCCGGTGCCTGCGGCAAAAAGGATGCAGAATTTCGCGCACTTCTCGAAGCAAGGCAATGCGTCGTCGAGTTCGAAGGCCGCGGCGGCGCAGCCGACGATGGTGGATTCGTGCGATACGCCGGTTGCGACGGCGGAGCTTGGTGAAACCGGCCGCGCGAGCGTGACTGCTGCCGATGCAGGTAAGGCGGCAGAGTCTGGAGGAAGGGAGGCGGCGACGTGCGATTTGACGGTGACGTCATCTCCTGGCGGTTCAAGCGGGAGCGCGGAACCGGTTCAGAAGGAAGTGGACCGGAAGAGGAAGGGGAGAGAAGCGGAGGAATCGGAGTTTCAGAGCGAG GACGTCGATTTTGAATCTCCGGAAGCTAAAAAACATGGGCGTGGTTCTACATCTACTAAGAGATCCCGTGCTGCAGAAGTCCACAATCTCTCCGAGAGG AGGCGTCGAGATAGAATTAATGAGAAAATGAAAGCTTTGCAAGAACTTATACCTCGATGCAACAAG TCTGACAAAGCTTCAATGCTGGATGAAGCAATTGAATATTTGAAGTCACTGCAATTACAAGTGCAG ATGATGTCCATGGGATGCGGCATGGTACCCATGATGTTTCCTGGAATCCAGCAGTATATGCCGCCAATGGGAATGGGAATTGGCATGGGTATGGGCATGGAAATGGGAATGAACAGACCGGTAATGCCATTTCCCAATATGTTAACTAGTTCAACTTTGCCAGCAGCAACTGCAGCTGCGCATTTGGGACCGAGGTTCCCTATGCCTCCTTTCCATATGCCCCATGTTCCTGCCCCTGATTCATCCAGAATGAAAGCACCAAATCAGTCAGATAATAATATGCTTAACGCACTTGGTACACAAGGTCCAGATCAATCACATATCCCAAACTTCACTGATCCTTATCAACAATACGTCGGCCTCCAACAGGTGCAGTTACAATTGATGCAG CATGGATCATACACAGAATCCTGTAAGCTCGTATTGCCTTCATCCAGGAGAAAATTCCGGTATGATACTTGTCAATCGTCTACTAATGGAGGTAATTACCACTCACGGAATCGTGCTATGAGACGAGCACTTCTTTCAAAAACAAGTTAA
- the LOC137828986 gene encoding transcription factor PIF1-like isoform X6 codes for MNHCVPDFEIQMEDDEEFPIPVSKKPSMQNDEIMELLWQNGQVVMHSQNHRPLRKPPHTLPSGGGDGVIPAREIRSSEHENYGNQHLFMQEDEMASWLHYPIHEDPPPFDHHDFCADMLNPPTNAIASQSHNSAAIQSSIRTTELRHPAPRPPIPPSRLPVPAAKRMQNFAHFSKQGNASSSSKAAAAQPTMVDSCDTPVATAELGETGRASVTAADAGKAAESGGREAATCDLTVTSSPGGSSGSAEPVQKEVDRKRKGREAEESEFQSEDVDFESPEAKKHGRGSTSTKRSRAAEVHNLSERRRRDRINEKMKALQELIPRCNKSDKASMLDEAIEYLKSLQLQVQMMSMGCGMVPMMFPGIQQYMPPMGMGIGMGMGMEMGMNRPVMPFPNMLTSSTLPAATAAAHLGPRFPMPPFHMPHVPAPDSSRMKAPNQSDNNMLNALGTQGPDQSHIPNFTDPYQQYVGLQQVQLQLMQEKIPV; via the exons ATGAATCACTGTGTTCCAGATTTCGAAATCCAAATGGAGGACGACGAAGAATTCCCAATTCCCGTTTCAAAGAAACCCTCCAT GCAAAACGACGAGATCATGGAACTGTTATGGCAAAACGGTCAGGTTGTGATGCACAGCCAAAACCATCGACCACTCAGAAAACCGCCGCATACGTTGCCTTCCGGCGGAGGCGACGGCGTCATTCCGGCCAGGGAGATTCGATCTTCTGAACACGAAAACTACGGTAACCAACACTTGTTCATGCAAGAAGACGAAATGGCTTCGTGGCTTCACTATCCAATCCACGAAGATCCTCCTCCCTTCGATCATCACGATTTCTGCGCCGACATGCTCAATCCGCCGACAAACGCAATAGCGAGCCAGAGCCACAACAGCGCCGCCATACAATCCTCCATTCGCACGACGGAGCTTCGGCATCCGGCTCCTCGGCCGCCGATTCCTCCGTCTCGGCTGCCGGTGCCTGCGGCAAAAAGGATGCAGAATTTCGCGCACTTCTCGAAGCAAGGCAATGCGTCGTCGAGTTCGAAGGCCGCGGCGGCGCAGCCGACGATGGTGGATTCGTGCGATACGCCGGTTGCGACGGCGGAGCTTGGTGAAACCGGCCGCGCGAGCGTGACTGCTGCCGATGCAGGTAAGGCGGCAGAGTCTGGAGGAAGGGAGGCGGCGACGTGCGATTTGACGGTGACGTCATCTCCTGGCGGTTCAAGCGGGAGCGCGGAACCGGTTCAGAAGGAAGTGGACCGGAAGAGGAAGGGGAGAGAAGCGGAGGAATCGGAGTTTCAGAGCGAG GACGTCGATTTTGAATCTCCGGAAGCTAAAAAACATGGGCGTGGTTCTACATCTACTAAGAGATCCCGTGCTGCAGAAGTCCACAATCTCTCCGAGAGG AGGCGTCGAGATAGAATTAATGAGAAAATGAAAGCTTTGCAAGAACTTATACCTCGATGCAACAAG TCTGACAAAGCTTCAATGCTGGATGAAGCAATTGAATATTTGAAGTCACTGCAATTACAAGTGCAG ATGATGTCCATGGGATGCGGCATGGTACCCATGATGTTTCCTGGAATCCAGCAGTATATGCCGCCAATGGGAATGGGAATTGGCATGGGTATGGGCATGGAAATGGGAATGAACAGACCGGTAATGCCATTTCCCAATATGTTAACTAGTTCAACTTTGCCAGCAGCAACTGCAGCTGCGCATTTGGGACCGAGGTTCCCTATGCCTCCTTTCCATATGCCCCATGTTCCTGCCCCTGATTCATCCAGAATGAAAGCACCAAATCAGTCAGATAATAATATGCTTAACGCACTTGGTACACAAGGTCCAGATCAATCACATATCCCAAACTTCACTGATCCTTATCAACAATACGTCGGCCTCCAACAGGTGCAGTTACAATTGATGCAG GAGAAAATTCCGGTATGA
- the LOC137828986 gene encoding transcription factor PIF1-like isoform X3: MNHCVPDFEIQMEDDEEFPIPVSKKPSMQNDEIMELLWQNGQVVMHSQNHRPLRKPPHTLPSGGGDGVIPAREIRSSEHENYGNQHLFMQEDEMASWLHYPIHEDPPPFDHHDFCADMLNPPTNAIASQSHNSAAIQSSIRTTELRHPAPRPPIPPSRLPVPAAKRMQNFAHFSKQGNASSSSKAAAAQPTMVDSCDTPVATAELGETGRASVTAADAGKAAESGGREAATCDLTVTSSPGGSSGSAEPVQKEVDRKRKGREAEESEFQSEDVDFESPEAKKHGRGSTSTKRSRAAEVHNLSERRRRDRINEKMKALQELIPRCNKSDKASMLDEAIEYLKSLQLQVQMMSMGCGMVPMMFPGIQQYMPPMGMGIGMGMGMEMGMNRPVMPFPNMLTSSTLPAATAAAHLGPRFPMPPFHMPHVPAPDSSRMKAPNQSDNNMLNALGTQGPDQSHIPNFTDPYQQYVGLQQVQLQLMQVKLSLMLCLFSRFFFFRRGGGFKLPEGHHIPATVTYHLL, from the exons ATGAATCACTGTGTTCCAGATTTCGAAATCCAAATGGAGGACGACGAAGAATTCCCAATTCCCGTTTCAAAGAAACCCTCCAT GCAAAACGACGAGATCATGGAACTGTTATGGCAAAACGGTCAGGTTGTGATGCACAGCCAAAACCATCGACCACTCAGAAAACCGCCGCATACGTTGCCTTCCGGCGGAGGCGACGGCGTCATTCCGGCCAGGGAGATTCGATCTTCTGAACACGAAAACTACGGTAACCAACACTTGTTCATGCAAGAAGACGAAATGGCTTCGTGGCTTCACTATCCAATCCACGAAGATCCTCCTCCCTTCGATCATCACGATTTCTGCGCCGACATGCTCAATCCGCCGACAAACGCAATAGCGAGCCAGAGCCACAACAGCGCCGCCATACAATCCTCCATTCGCACGACGGAGCTTCGGCATCCGGCTCCTCGGCCGCCGATTCCTCCGTCTCGGCTGCCGGTGCCTGCGGCAAAAAGGATGCAGAATTTCGCGCACTTCTCGAAGCAAGGCAATGCGTCGTCGAGTTCGAAGGCCGCGGCGGCGCAGCCGACGATGGTGGATTCGTGCGATACGCCGGTTGCGACGGCGGAGCTTGGTGAAACCGGCCGCGCGAGCGTGACTGCTGCCGATGCAGGTAAGGCGGCAGAGTCTGGAGGAAGGGAGGCGGCGACGTGCGATTTGACGGTGACGTCATCTCCTGGCGGTTCAAGCGGGAGCGCGGAACCGGTTCAGAAGGAAGTGGACCGGAAGAGGAAGGGGAGAGAAGCGGAGGAATCGGAGTTTCAGAGCGAG GACGTCGATTTTGAATCTCCGGAAGCTAAAAAACATGGGCGTGGTTCTACATCTACTAAGAGATCCCGTGCTGCAGAAGTCCACAATCTCTCCGAGAGG AGGCGTCGAGATAGAATTAATGAGAAAATGAAAGCTTTGCAAGAACTTATACCTCGATGCAACAAG TCTGACAAAGCTTCAATGCTGGATGAAGCAATTGAATATTTGAAGTCACTGCAATTACAAGTGCAG ATGATGTCCATGGGATGCGGCATGGTACCCATGATGTTTCCTGGAATCCAGCAGTATATGCCGCCAATGGGAATGGGAATTGGCATGGGTATGGGCATGGAAATGGGAATGAACAGACCGGTAATGCCATTTCCCAATATGTTAACTAGTTCAACTTTGCCAGCAGCAACTGCAGCTGCGCATTTGGGACCGAGGTTCCCTATGCCTCCTTTCCATATGCCCCATGTTCCTGCCCCTGATTCATCCAGAATGAAAGCACCAAATCAGTCAGATAATAATATGCTTAACGCACTTGGTACACAAGGTCCAGATCAATCACATATCCCAAACTTCACTGATCCTTATCAACAATACGTCGGCCTCCAACAGGTGCAGTTACAATTGATGCAGGTAAAGTTGTCCTTAATGCTATGTCTATTTTCTCGGTTCTTTTTCTTTCGACGGGGTGGGGGATTTAAGCTACCTGAGGGACATCATATTCCAGCCACCGTTACATATCATCTTCTTTAG